The following coding sequences lie in one Candidatus Nitrospira allomarina genomic window:
- a CDS encoding CinA family nicotinamide mononucleotide deamidase-related protein translates to MKFLLADIIAVGSELLLGGRLDSNSVFVAHLLAECGIEVRKKISVGDQKCDIQEALRGSMKRAHVIVLTGGLGSTLDDCTREAVAATLQCPLIKRKKAYDNLKAYYRRFGRPVTPLLAMQAFLPSRATMLVNTVGTAPGFLMRSGRSVIIALPGVPREAKVMMVSQVQPILRKLFNSNRHYWHHTFQTFGLPESDVQTRLNPFLKDNRNFQIGILASPRGVTVRVSCWVFDGPPVTVKEISPGLLERNHMIHQIRDCLGPWLFAEGERTMEEIVGEVLQARSWTMAVAESCTGGLVAHRLTGVPGSSRYVNRGVVSYSNEAKRELVGVPSSTLRRYGAVSSQVAIAMAKGIRMRSRVDVGVGVTGIAGPGGGTLNKPVGLVYGAIDGPHGPQSQCWRFHGDRAEITLKTSQAVLDLIRRYANEAVF, encoded by the coding sequence ATGAAGTTCCTTCTTGCTGACATCATTGCTGTGGGTTCAGAATTGCTTCTGGGCGGACGCCTCGATAGTAATTCGGTATTCGTCGCACATCTTCTCGCTGAGTGTGGCATTGAGGTTCGGAAAAAAATCTCTGTTGGTGATCAAAAATGTGATATTCAAGAAGCTCTTCGTGGCTCGATGAAGCGCGCTCATGTGATCGTCTTGACGGGTGGCCTCGGTTCAACACTGGATGATTGTACCCGTGAGGCTGTTGCCGCGACGCTTCAATGTCCACTGATCAAACGAAAAAAAGCCTATGACAATCTCAAGGCTTACTATCGACGCTTTGGAAGACCGGTCACACCGCTATTGGCCATGCAGGCTTTTCTTCCTTCCCGAGCCACGATGTTGGTGAATACCGTGGGCACGGCTCCCGGTTTTTTGATGCGTAGCGGGCGATCAGTCATTATTGCATTACCAGGTGTTCCTCGTGAGGCCAAAGTTATGATGGTTTCTCAGGTTCAGCCGATACTCCGAAAGTTATTCAACAGCAACAGGCACTATTGGCACCATACATTTCAGACTTTTGGATTGCCCGAATCCGATGTTCAAACGCGATTGAATCCTTTTTTAAAGGACAATCGAAATTTTCAGATTGGAATCTTAGCTTCGCCCAGGGGAGTGACGGTGAGGGTGAGTTGTTGGGTGTTCGACGGCCCACCCGTTACTGTGAAGGAAATATCCCCGGGCCTCCTGGAAAGGAATCACATGATTCACCAGATCCGTGATTGTTTAGGCCCCTGGCTCTTTGCCGAAGGTGAACGTACCATGGAGGAAATTGTCGGGGAAGTCTTACAAGCCCGTTCCTGGACCATGGCAGTCGCCGAATCCTGTACCGGAGGATTAGTGGCCCATCGTTTGACTGGCGTGCCCGGCAGTTCGCGTTATGTGAACCGGGGAGTCGTATCTTATAGTAATGAAGCGAAACGAGAACTCGTGGGAGTTCCCTCCTCGACGCTTCGTCGATATGGGGCCGTGAGCTCACAGGTAGCCATAGCCATGGCCAAAGGAATTCGTATGCGAAGTCGAGTTGATGTGGGAGTTGGAGTCACGGGAATTGCGGGTCCTGGGGGAGGGACTCTGAACAAGCCAGTGGGGCTGGTGTATGGAGCGATTGATGGTCCGCATGGGCCTCAGAGTCAATGCTGGAGATTTCATGGGGATCGAGCGGAAATTACATTGAAGACCTCTCAGGCTGTTCTGGATTTGATCCGACGATACGCCAATGAAGCGGTATTTTAA
- the thpR gene encoding RNA 2',3'-cyclic phosphodiesterase has translation MKRYFNQKSLRVFLAVEISLDLRRKVVELQRRLRESLPVVNWVRPESIHLTLKFLGYVDASMVEPVLTAIEPIRTSQPPLTLEVQGLGVFPHLRRPRILWIGCTGDIPGLVNLVSRIEGAVEPLGFPPEEKPYFPHLTLARIKHDQSQVGGVLTHSGLLEQPQNLGILHVDRITLFRSEVTQSGAEYTALRTVPFNEPGSHFSI, from the coding sequence ATGAAGCGGTATTTTAATCAGAAGAGTCTGCGAGTCTTTCTTGCTGTTGAAATTTCCTTGGATTTGCGCCGGAAGGTGGTTGAACTTCAACGTCGGCTGCGAGAAAGCTTGCCAGTGGTCAATTGGGTTCGCCCTGAGTCGATACACCTCACACTGAAATTTCTTGGTTATGTGGACGCTTCCATGGTGGAACCGGTTTTGACTGCCATTGAGCCTATCCGAACAAGTCAGCCTCCTCTCACCTTAGAGGTTCAGGGGCTGGGGGTCTTTCCGCATCTTCGACGTCCACGGATACTGTGGATCGGATGTACGGGAGATATTCCTGGCTTGGTCAATCTTGTTTCACGAATCGAAGGTGCGGTGGAACCGTTAGGCTTTCCTCCTGAGGAGAAGCCCTATTTCCCTCATTTGACTTTGGCCAGGATCAAACATGACCAATCTCAGGTTGGTGGCGTACTGACTCATTCCGGCTTACTGGAGCAACCTCAGAACCTTGGGATACTCCATGTTGACCGTATCACACTTTTTCGCAGTGAGGTGACCCAATCCGGTGCGGAATATACGGCTTTGAGGACGGTGCCATTCAATGAGCCTGGATCACATTTTTCAATCTAA
- the recA gene encoding recombinase RecA produces MAERVAPQKETQKDGKKRALDLALTQIEKQFGKGAIMKLGTEDVPRDIPAISTGSLGLDMALGIGGLPRGRIIEVFGPESSGKTTLCLHAIAEAQKAGGAAAFIDAEHALDITYAKKLGVHTDDLLVAQPDTGEQALEIAETLVRSGALDIIVVDSVAALVPRAEIEGEMGDSHMGLQARLMSQALRKLTGAISKSQASVVFINQIRMKIGVMFGNPETTTGGNALKFYSSVRLDIRRIESIKEGQEVMGSRVRVKVVKNKMAPPFKQAEFDVMFAEGISKVGELVDLGVERRIVDKAGAWYSYKEERLGQGREAVKTFLKSNPDIAQDIDTQLRNSYGLSGEPQKQEESSTPVSPNAKKSAGDRD; encoded by the coding sequence ATGGCAGAACGCGTAGCTCCTCAAAAAGAGACCCAAAAAGACGGAAAAAAACGAGCGCTGGATTTGGCTCTGACCCAAATTGAAAAGCAATTTGGCAAAGGGGCCATTATGAAGCTAGGGACAGAAGACGTTCCTCGTGATATTCCGGCCATTTCGACGGGGTCTCTCGGGCTTGATATGGCCTTGGGCATCGGAGGGTTGCCTCGAGGTCGAATCATTGAGGTCTTCGGACCGGAGTCGTCTGGAAAAACCACGTTGTGCCTGCATGCCATTGCCGAAGCGCAGAAAGCCGGCGGGGCGGCAGCCTTTATCGATGCCGAGCATGCGTTGGATATCACCTATGCTAAAAAGCTAGGGGTCCACACCGATGATCTGCTGGTGGCCCAGCCGGATACTGGCGAACAGGCTCTGGAGATTGCCGAAACGCTGGTTCGAAGCGGGGCGTTGGATATCATTGTCGTTGATTCCGTTGCAGCTTTGGTCCCTCGTGCCGAAATCGAAGGGGAAATGGGAGATTCCCATATGGGGCTTCAGGCGAGATTAATGTCCCAGGCCTTGCGAAAACTAACCGGGGCTATTTCCAAGTCTCAAGCTTCGGTGGTATTTATCAATCAGATTCGCATGAAAATTGGGGTGATGTTTGGTAATCCCGAGACCACAACCGGCGGCAACGCTTTGAAATTTTATTCTTCAGTGCGGTTGGATATTCGCCGGATTGAATCGATTAAAGAGGGGCAGGAAGTGATGGGGAGTCGGGTGCGGGTGAAAGTGGTCAAAAATAAAATGGCGCCACCCTTTAAACAAGCCGAATTTGACGTCATGTTCGCCGAAGGTATTTCCAAAGTCGGGGAATTAGTGGACTTAGGCGTTGAGCGTCGAATCGTAGATAAAGCTGGAGCGTGGTATTCTTATAAGGAGGAACGGCTCGGTCAGGGCCGGGAGGCGGTCAAAACCTTTCTGAAAAGTAATCCGGATATTGCCCAGGACATCGACACGCAATTACGAAACAGCTATGGCCTTTCCGGGGAGCCTCAAAAACAAGAGGAATCATCCACGCCTGTCAGTCCCAACGCAAAAAAATCAGCTGGGGATCGTGACTGA
- the alaS gene encoding alanine--tRNA ligase, with product MIATSLELRQAFVSYFSSRGHSVVPSGPLIPQADPTLLFTNAGMNQFKSVFLGEESRPYDRAVSIQKCLRAGGKHNDLENVGFTRRHHTFFEMLGNFSFGDYFKEEAIAFGWEFLTQMAGLPPDRLWVTVFREDQEAYDLWHTRMGIPESRLVRLGEKDNFWQMGETGPCGPCSEILIDQGEAFGCGRSTCAVGCDCDRYLEIWNLVFMQFDRDSVGTLNPLPRPSIDTGMGLERLAAVTQGVASNYDSDVFSPILERIGKNTGKVYGTSPTADRSMRVIADHLRAMTFLITEGVLPSNEGRGYVLRRIMRRASRHGRLLGVEREFLYDLVFSVIDLMDSVYPDLRSMKDTVSEIVQGEETRFIGTLEQALPLLNQILEEAKQQGSQILGGEAVFKLYDTYGFPLDLVEDAAREEGLAVDHVGYEQALEAQRDRARKTARFSQADSRSDLVNALGQFPLTKFVGYASQEDRGKLLALVKDEHVIKEAKQGEMVECVLDTTPFYPEGGGQVGDQGTLVGPSARIVVHDTTKLAKGWFLHKGQVIEGSVHVGDVLTATVQGHLRQSAARNHTATHLLHAALREILGPHVKQHGSLVAPNRLRFDFSHFKGLTPKNIEEIEGLVNEQIRQNLTVKVEEMEIQDALSRGALAFFGDKYGEQVRVVEMGSFSQELCGGTHCARTGDVGLFRIVSEGGIAAGVRRIEALTGEGAVAQTQHQEAEWRELAAVLKAGPNEVVEKVRKLVGTLRDTERELERAKQKLLDQQGAAQEASIRDIDGMPILIQRIDGLTIQELRTFSDKLRHKVPSGILVLGSVKEGKVSLLVIVAKEQAHKIPAGKVAQHVAQLVGGSGGGRPDMAQAGGNQPERLDEALRSVYDYVASHRGTLKEE from the coding sequence ATGATTGCAACATCACTTGAGCTTCGGCAGGCGTTTGTAAGCTACTTTTCAAGCCGTGGGCATTCGGTGGTGCCCAGCGGGCCACTCATTCCGCAAGCAGATCCTACTCTCCTGTTTACCAACGCGGGTATGAATCAATTTAAAAGTGTGTTCCTGGGTGAGGAATCCCGGCCCTATGACCGGGCCGTCTCCATTCAAAAATGTCTGCGGGCGGGGGGAAAACATAATGATTTGGAGAACGTGGGTTTTACCCGACGCCATCACACGTTTTTTGAAATGCTGGGCAATTTTTCATTTGGAGATTATTTTAAAGAGGAAGCAATTGCGTTTGGGTGGGAATTTCTCACTCAAATGGCCGGCCTGCCGCCTGATCGATTGTGGGTGACGGTGTTTCGTGAAGATCAGGAAGCCTATGATTTATGGCATACACGAATGGGTATTCCAGAGAGTCGCCTTGTTCGTCTGGGTGAAAAGGACAATTTTTGGCAAATGGGAGAGACGGGTCCCTGTGGTCCTTGCAGCGAAATTCTCATTGATCAGGGTGAGGCATTCGGATGTGGGCGGTCGACCTGTGCCGTTGGGTGTGACTGTGATCGATATCTCGAGATTTGGAATTTGGTGTTTATGCAGTTTGATCGGGATTCTGTTGGCACACTCAATCCTCTACCCAGACCAAGTATTGACACCGGAATGGGGTTAGAGCGGTTGGCAGCGGTAACCCAGGGAGTCGCGTCAAATTATGATAGCGATGTGTTCAGCCCTATTTTGGAACGGATAGGGAAAAATACCGGAAAGGTGTATGGTACTTCCCCAACGGCTGACCGGTCGATGCGGGTGATTGCGGACCATCTGCGGGCGATGACCTTTTTAATCACTGAAGGGGTGTTGCCATCGAATGAGGGGCGTGGCTATGTCCTGCGACGGATCATGCGTCGAGCCTCACGGCATGGCCGGTTATTGGGGGTGGAGCGAGAATTTTTATATGACCTGGTATTCTCCGTAATTGATCTAATGGATTCGGTCTATCCGGATCTTCGTTCGATGAAAGATACGGTTTCTGAGATTGTGCAGGGGGAGGAAACACGGTTTATTGGAACCTTAGAACAGGCCTTGCCTCTCCTTAATCAAATCCTGGAGGAAGCCAAGCAACAGGGGAGCCAAATCTTAGGAGGGGAAGCGGTTTTTAAGTTATATGATACCTACGGTTTCCCCCTGGATTTGGTGGAAGATGCTGCACGAGAAGAAGGGTTGGCCGTCGATCATGTTGGGTATGAGCAAGCGCTAGAGGCGCAACGTGATCGAGCCAGAAAAACTGCCAGGTTTAGCCAGGCAGATTCTCGAAGCGACCTGGTGAATGCTCTCGGGCAATTCCCTTTGACTAAATTTGTGGGGTATGCCAGTCAGGAAGATAGAGGGAAACTACTTGCCTTGGTGAAGGACGAGCATGTCATCAAGGAAGCCAAGCAAGGGGAGATGGTAGAGTGTGTCCTGGACACCACGCCTTTTTATCCTGAAGGTGGTGGACAGGTCGGGGATCAGGGAACGTTGGTGGGCCCATCGGCAAGAATTGTCGTCCATGATACGACAAAGCTGGCAAAGGGGTGGTTTCTCCACAAGGGCCAGGTCATCGAAGGATCTGTTCATGTTGGCGATGTTCTCACCGCCACGGTACAGGGTCATTTAAGGCAGAGCGCGGCACGAAATCATACGGCGACCCATCTTCTTCATGCCGCATTGCGGGAAATTTTAGGTCCTCATGTGAAGCAACATGGATCTTTGGTGGCCCCAAATCGATTGCGATTTGATTTTTCACATTTCAAAGGATTGACCCCCAAAAATATTGAAGAAATCGAAGGACTGGTGAACGAACAAATCCGTCAGAACCTGACTGTTAAGGTTGAAGAAATGGAAATTCAGGATGCTCTAAGTCGAGGTGCTCTGGCTTTTTTTGGTGATAAGTATGGTGAGCAGGTTCGGGTTGTAGAAATGGGTTCGTTTAGTCAGGAATTGTGCGGGGGAACACATTGTGCTCGAACAGGAGATGTCGGTCTGTTTCGTATTGTGTCCGAAGGAGGTATTGCGGCAGGTGTCCGGCGTATTGAGGCGCTCACGGGCGAGGGAGCTGTGGCCCAAACTCAGCATCAGGAGGCCGAATGGAGAGAATTGGCCGCCGTGCTGAAAGCCGGTCCCAATGAAGTCGTTGAAAAAGTCAGGAAACTTGTTGGAACCCTCCGTGATACCGAACGCGAATTAGAGCGTGCGAAACAAAAATTGCTTGATCAGCAAGGTGCTGCTCAGGAAGCGTCGATTCGGGACATAGACGGGATGCCGATCCTTATCCAGCGAATCGATGGTTTGACTATCCAAGAATTGCGAACCTTCTCTGATAAGCTTCGCCACAAAGTGCCTTCGGGTATTTTGGTTTTGGGGTCGGTCAAAGAAGGAAAAGTTTCGTTATTGGTTATTGTGGCCAAAGAACAGGCTCACAAAATCCCTGCAGGAAAAGTCGCTCAACATGTGGCTCAACTTGTTGGGGGGTCTGGAGGCGGCCGACCAGATATGGCTCAGGCGGGTGGTAATCAACCAGAACGGTTAGATGAGGCCTTGCGGAGCGTTTATGACTATGTTGCCTCACACAGAGGTACCTTGAAGGAGGAATAA
- the mltG gene encoding endolytic transglycosylase MltG, giving the protein MILVRRTVVSLLTVVVLVMGGFMWMNQPMGGSTQPVLVEIPPGTPFTQVSHILDHHNLIGSEWFFTLLGRVQRVDRNIIPGEYELNAGMQPTELLHKLVKGEVYQYAITIPEGYTVAQIADILDHKRLAVKQDIFRLSHDPIFIQSLNIQAPTLEGYLFPDTYHFSRFTPPESIIRTFVHRFHDVMIPEFKDRAMAMGMTLQEVLTLASVVEKETGLAAERPLVAGVFHNRLRLGIPLQSDPTVIYALESFDGNIRKADLSVDSPYNTYKVRGLPPGPIANPGLAAIHAALYPTTTDFVYFVARNDGSHQFSVTLADHNKAVDFYQRRSMSKRAS; this is encoded by the coding sequence ATGATCCTTGTTCGCCGGACAGTAGTAAGTCTTTTAACGGTGGTAGTTCTGGTCATGGGTGGTTTTATGTGGATGAATCAACCCATGGGTGGATCAACCCAACCGGTTCTTGTCGAGATCCCACCCGGTACTCCATTTACGCAGGTTTCCCACATTCTCGATCACCATAACCTTATTGGATCAGAATGGTTTTTTACGCTTTTGGGGCGTGTGCAGCGGGTCGATCGAAATATCATTCCAGGCGAATATGAACTGAATGCGGGAATGCAACCCACCGAATTACTGCACAAACTTGTGAAAGGTGAAGTTTATCAATATGCCATTACCATTCCCGAAGGCTATACCGTTGCACAAATTGCGGACATCCTGGATCATAAACGTCTTGCCGTCAAGCAGGATATTTTTCGATTAAGCCATGACCCGATATTTATTCAGAGCCTGAATATCCAGGCCCCTACATTAGAGGGTTACCTTTTTCCTGATACTTACCATTTTTCTCGCTTTACTCCGCCGGAATCCATTATTCGAACATTTGTTCATCGGTTTCATGATGTGATGATTCCAGAATTCAAAGACCGGGCAATGGCCATGGGCATGACTCTTCAGGAGGTGTTGACCCTAGCCTCCGTGGTGGAAAAGGAAACGGGGCTGGCAGCCGAACGACCCTTGGTTGCCGGAGTATTTCATAATCGTCTCCGGCTGGGCATTCCCTTGCAGAGCGACCCCACCGTCATCTACGCCCTCGAATCGTTTGATGGAAATATTCGAAAAGCCGATCTGTCGGTAGATAGTCCCTACAACACCTACAAGGTACGCGGGCTTCCCCCTGGACCCATTGCTAATCCGGGTTTGGCTGCAATTCATGCTGCGCTCTATCCTACGACAACCGATTTTGTCTATTTTGTGGCACGGAACGATGGGAGTCATCAATTTTCTGTGACATTAGCGGATCATAATAAGGCGGTAGACTTTTACCAACGACGATCGATGAGTAAACGTGCTTCGTAA
- a CDS encoding RidA family protein yields MGVYEAISRLGLKLPAAPCPVGSYVPARQAGDLIFVSGVLPFRDGQIVYPGKLGRELTVEEGSAAAQLAMLNGLAILQEMMGDLACLKQVVRLTGHVASVEGFVDQPAVINGASDLLVKLFGDTGRHARLALGAFELPLHAPIELELIVQVSHP; encoded by the coding sequence ATGGGTGTTTATGAAGCAATAAGCCGACTGGGATTAAAGCTGCCTGCGGCACCTTGTCCAGTCGGGTCATATGTTCCGGCTCGTCAGGCAGGAGACTTAATCTTTGTGAGTGGGGTGCTGCCTTTTCGTGACGGGCAAATTGTGTACCCTGGAAAACTCGGGCGAGAGCTGACGGTAGAAGAAGGATCTGCTGCTGCCCAGTTAGCCATGCTAAATGGGTTAGCCATCCTTCAAGAGATGATGGGAGATCTTGCCTGTCTCAAACAGGTGGTGCGTTTGACGGGGCATGTAGCGTCCGTGGAAGGTTTTGTGGATCAGCCTGCGGTGATTAACGGGGCTTCTGATTTGTTGGTTAAGCTGTTTGGAGATACCGGCCGTCATGCCAGATTAGCTCTTGGGGCATTCGAATTACCTCTTCATGCTCCAATTGAGCTTGAATTGATCGTTCAAGTGTCACACCCTTAA
- a CDS encoding IPT/TIG domain-containing protein has protein sequence MKRVRSLMSVALGFFLFSSVAYAEMFPSDGPPGTTVTISGEGFGEFQNTQANRVEFQGVSALIQSWEPDFILVKVPLHARSGPVMVINGSAKREAGIFSVTNVRIASLNPSKAEAGSLLTIVGEHFGNTAGSRDPNTMFGVNQVIINGIRAEVRRWRPTKIEVLIPANAKSGDVEVRLASSDPLPDGSCCAPVEYAVSNAVPLTIIPSIAFDPTEGPIGSKVILSGQGFGESRPEDGRIYFGGKPAIIAQWSDRTIVAHVPLNAQSGSLMLHREGKEREIGTFTILTSQISGMIPPQGPIGTLVTIKGKNFGVYSEAGGTAYAFDFLSGGNGVEIGGVPAVIHRWLDEQIDVWVPFSAKSGPVIVKRGGATPKIDGTCCERQEIVTLKAGDFTVVQPEIHSYSPKEAGLDEVVTITGKGFGEFLKISEATRLSLNQDAHDWHNYRLGQDVSRSEVLVNGIATHVESWTDTEIRIRVPRRPAFGFGNPEGFEPDLTKGELILKRGSWDMLDTGECCTPKKYITIVGGPFTILQRGLPDKDYWNEKGRAQ, from the coding sequence ATGAAACGAGTTCGAAGTCTCATGAGCGTTGCCTTAGGTTTTTTTCTTTTTTCATCAGTGGCCTATGCTGAAATGTTCCCTTCCGATGGACCGCCGGGCACGACAGTGACCATTAGTGGGGAAGGTTTTGGTGAATTTCAAAATACCCAGGCTAATCGAGTGGAATTTCAGGGGGTCTCGGCCCTCATTCAATCCTGGGAACCTGATTTCATTCTGGTTAAGGTGCCTTTGCACGCTCGTTCCGGCCCGGTAATGGTTATCAACGGATCGGCCAAAAGAGAAGCCGGAATTTTTTCTGTTACTAATGTACGTATTGCCAGCTTGAATCCTTCGAAAGCCGAAGCGGGTTCCTTGCTCACGATTGTTGGTGAACATTTCGGCAATACGGCTGGGTCTCGTGATCCCAATACCATGTTCGGGGTCAATCAAGTGATAATCAATGGGATTCGGGCAGAGGTGCGGCGGTGGCGGCCTACCAAAATTGAAGTTCTCATTCCGGCTAATGCCAAGTCCGGTGATGTGGAAGTGCGCTTAGCGTCAAGCGACCCACTACCGGATGGATCATGTTGTGCTCCTGTTGAGTATGCGGTTAGTAATGCCGTCCCTTTGACCATAATTCCTTCTATTGCCTTTGATCCTACTGAGGGCCCAATCGGAAGTAAGGTCATACTGTCGGGTCAGGGGTTTGGAGAAAGCCGACCTGAAGATGGACGAATATATTTTGGCGGAAAGCCTGCGATCATTGCGCAGTGGTCCGATCGAACCATCGTGGCCCATGTGCCCTTAAATGCCCAATCAGGTTCTCTGATGCTCCATCGAGAAGGAAAGGAGCGGGAGATTGGAACATTTACCATATTGACCAGTCAGATATCAGGAATGATTCCCCCTCAAGGACCAATTGGAACACTCGTGACGATTAAGGGGAAAAATTTTGGTGTGTATTCAGAAGCCGGCGGCACTGCATATGCCTTTGATTTTCTTTCCGGGGGCAACGGGGTGGAGATTGGGGGAGTGCCGGCTGTCATTCACCGTTGGCTTGATGAACAAATTGATGTATGGGTGCCATTCAGCGCCAAAAGCGGGCCGGTAATCGTGAAACGTGGAGGAGCTACTCCTAAAATTGATGGCACCTGTTGTGAGCGACAAGAGATTGTGACATTAAAGGCAGGAGACTTTACTGTTGTTCAGCCGGAAATTCACTCCTATTCTCCTAAAGAAGCCGGCTTGGACGAAGTCGTGACTATTACTGGTAAGGGATTTGGTGAATTTTTGAAAATTTCCGAAGCCACTCGTTTATCTCTCAATCAGGATGCCCATGACTGGCATAATTATAGATTAGGGCAGGATGTGTCTCGCAGTGAGGTGTTGGTGAACGGCATTGCAACCCATGTCGAATCATGGACCGATACGGAGATTAGGATCCGTGTCCCTCGCCGTCCGGCCTTTGGTTTTGGAAACCCCGAAGGTTTTGAGCCTGACCTCACTAAAGGGGAACTGATTTTGAAGCGAGGGTCATGGGATATGCTCGATACCGGCGAATGCTGTACGCCCAAAAAGTATATTACTATCGTGGGGGGGCCATTTACGATTTTACAGAGAGGCCTTCCTGACAAAGATTATTGGAATGAAAAAGGGCGAGCCCAGTAA
- a CDS encoding YCF48-related protein codes for MIGKLDLMKNLPDWNRMVKGLCVLGVLAGIALVVNPQPTFPQTTPSALTLQTSPTKVTFLGVHFLDARKGWIVGAGGTILHTDDGGATWNSSPRRTNALLTAVTFADATHGWILGQNGTILHTVDGGKQWIPQESGTNGTLYAADFLTPEHGWVVGSRGVILHTEDGGESWADQVSGTTADLFGVHFLNEKHGWAVGALGVILATTDGGKSWGLQTTNNPATFFDIVFTDNVAGWVVGTQGTMFQTLNGGEVWVDHTRPCGSPCIKPADLVNISFINPLVGRIVGERGTILETHNAGFTWQEIEPLNSETLYAQSFLELSNGFAVGDHGTIIRLNSSPSHP; via the coding sequence ATGATTGGGAAACTTGATCTAATGAAAAATCTCCCTGACTGGAATCGAATGGTGAAAGGTCTGTGTGTGTTGGGAGTTCTTGCTGGTATAGCCTTAGTTGTGAACCCTCAGCCAACCTTTCCTCAAACCACTCCGTCTGCCCTCACACTCCAGACCAGTCCTACCAAGGTGACTTTTCTTGGTGTGCATTTTCTGGATGCCAGGAAGGGATGGATCGTTGGAGCAGGAGGAACGATTCTTCACACCGACGATGGTGGAGCTACCTGGAATTCGAGCCCTCGACGCACCAATGCGTTATTAACTGCGGTGACTTTTGCTGATGCAACGCACGGATGGATTCTTGGACAAAACGGAACGATATTACATACTGTAGATGGTGGAAAACAGTGGATCCCGCAGGAGAGTGGGACAAATGGAACGCTCTACGCGGCTGATTTTCTTACACCTGAACATGGATGGGTGGTCGGTTCCCGTGGCGTCATTTTACACACTGAAGACGGGGGAGAGAGCTGGGCTGATCAGGTGAGTGGGACGACAGCAGATCTCTTTGGTGTTCATTTTCTTAATGAAAAACATGGTTGGGCTGTTGGTGCCCTTGGTGTCATCTTGGCGACTACTGACGGGGGAAAGAGTTGGGGGCTCCAGACCACCAATAATCCCGCCACATTTTTTGATATTGTGTTTACGGATAATGTGGCTGGATGGGTTGTTGGGACGCAGGGAACTATGTTCCAAACGCTGAATGGAGGCGAAGTATGGGTTGATCACACTCGACCCTGTGGAAGTCCATGCATTAAACCAGCCGATTTGGTGAATATTAGTTTTATAAACCCCCTGGTTGGTCGAATTGTTGGTGAGCGGGGGACCATTTTAGAGACTCACAACGCCGGCTTTACATGGCAGGAAATCGAACCCCTAAACTCTGAAACCCTGTACGCTCAATCATTCCTTGAACTTTCCAATGGGTTTGCTGTGGGAGACCATGGGACGATCATTCGTTTGAATTCTTCGCCATCTCATCCCTAG
- a CDS encoding 16S rRNA (uracil(1498)-N(3))-methyltransferase, protein MRRSAESLRTRKEKACSIKLKTCLINLPLLLPLPPSRKQMPVFFIHSTQVDDERITISDPLFSHLSKSLRMRPGDQLILNDEQNCRYHTTILQITKQALYSTVLSIQKSPLSSTTPIILAQAVLKGEKMAWVIQKATELGVHALVPLITERVIPRVYPSHAKNYQERWDRIALEAAQQSERWSIPKILPIQTFQDFLRQKNKGLQIMLAERQETASLSTIALPSDDPNGMTVLIGPEGGWTKEERQIAKNLNVVFATLGQGILRAETASLASLVILQARLNYL, encoded by the coding sequence ATGCGGAGGAGTGCGGAATCTCTACGGACACGCAAGGAGAAGGCCTGTTCGATAAAGTTAAAAACATGTTTGATTAACCTGCCGCTTTTACTGCCTCTCCCCCCCTCACGGAAACAGATGCCCGTCTTTTTCATTCATTCAACCCAGGTTGATGATGAAAGAATCACGATCTCCGACCCCTTATTCAGTCATCTTTCAAAAAGTTTACGAATGAGACCGGGAGACCAGCTGATTCTAAATGATGAGCAAAATTGTCGATACCATACCACAATTCTTCAAATAACCAAGCAGGCTCTCTACTCGACGGTTCTAAGTATCCAAAAATCCCCGCTCTCCTCCACTACCCCAATTATCTTGGCACAAGCCGTTTTAAAAGGGGAAAAAATGGCCTGGGTCATCCAAAAAGCCACCGAACTTGGGGTCCACGCACTTGTACCACTGATTACCGAAAGAGTTATTCCACGAGTGTATCCATCACATGCAAAGAATTATCAGGAACGTTGGGATCGCATTGCATTGGAAGCCGCACAGCAAAGTGAGCGATGGAGCATCCCAAAGATACTTCCCATACAGACCTTCCAGGATTTTCTACGGCAGAAAAATAAAGGGTTACAAATTATGTTGGCCGAGCGGCAGGAGACGGCTTCACTATCGACCATAGCCTTACCATCTGATGATCCAAATGGCATGACGGTGCTCATCGGTCCAGAAGGAGGTTGGACGAAAGAGGAACGACAAATAGCCAAGAACCTGAATGTTGTTTTTGCCACGTTGGGACAGGGAATTTTACGAGCAGAAACAGCCAGCCTGGCTTCATTAGTCATTCTACAAGCCAGACTTAACTATCTGTGA